The DNA segment CTGGGTCTGGCCACAGCTGGACTGTAGGGATGGTGCCCAGCATGCCACCCTTGGGTGACACTGCACAGGGAGGCCCACAGGTGTGTGGTGCTGAGGGGCCCCAGGGAAATGTTGCAGGGAAATGTTTCTTCTCACGGCTGGCTTTGGCCACTGGGATCCAGGAGTGacatttttggggtctccttGTCGGGGAGGCTGCCATGGCGTGGGGCCACGGCCGGGGGGTGACACCTGTGCCCACAGCCGGCTGTGCCACGCCCACCCCACACTGAGGGCCATCGAGATGTTCCACTTTCGGGGGCCGTCACAAGTTGGGGACCGCCTGGTGCTCAAAGCCATCGTCAACAACGCCTTCAAGAACAGGTGGGTGGCGGTGCTGGGGGGGCCCTTCCCGCCCTCCCCACGGCCCTGTGCTCCCTCACCCCTTCTCTCTGGCAGCATGGAGGTGGGGGTCAGCGCCGAGGCCTACGGCCAGGAGATGTCCGTCAGCCGCAGGCACATCAACAGCGCCTTCATGACCTTCGTGGTGCTGGACCAGGAGGGCCATCCCCGCACGCTGCCCATGCTGGCTCCCGAGCCGGGGGTaaggacagcagggctggcttcCCCCCAGCCTGGTGCCCAGGGAAATCCCGCTCGGCCCCCACGGGCTCGCAGCACAACAAAATGCAGTTTTGTGACGGTGGGAATGGACCTGCTCAGTAGCAAGTGAATTAAATTCATTGCTCGGTAGAACTAATAAAATAAACCACTCGCCTGCGCAGAGATGGAGACGTGTTAGCCATGCAAGGCTTAGCAGAGTATTGCCTGCAAATTCCAGCTCATCTTTTCTGTAATTTAGGGGAAGGAATGTTGAGGTTGTTTTGTACTTTTCaaagcatcctgatccataaTTTGCTGGGATACAAATATTTGGGGAAATCTGTCACATGAGCACAGCAACAAAGCAAACTCGTGTGTCTCAGCTTCTCCTGGGCTGATCCTTGTCCAGTCCCTCATTTTTTTGATGCCTTAAAACTAGGGTCTCCCACTGTGATGGAGATAATCTCATGGCCAAAGCTGGGCCCCCTGAAACCTCGTCTCACCCACTTTAAAACACCACACTAGCCCTTTCTTCAAAataagctgctttttttttggcttttatttCCCCAGGGAAGGACATTTCCAGGTGCTAGGGTACCCAGTTTTTGTTTCAGGGGCTTTATTCAGGTTTGCAGCCACAACAAGGGTTTTCCCTAATGTGCCAGTGCCCATCACTTGATCAGAGCGAGGTGGCAATGCTGAAATAACTCACAATTAATCACTGACATTCACTACAGTGTGGCCAGGGTGGCAGCTGGCAAGCAAGGGTGCTTcaccttcctgcccttccctgctgaGTGTTTTTCCCACTCCCAAAAGGgcgtggggtttttttatcctCCTTTTCCTATTAACTTAATtgtctttttccatttctcaggaTGGAGAAAGGAGGTACAGAGAAGCCAgtgctaggaaaaaaattcGGCTGGACCGGTGAGCAGCAAAACGAGTGGGGATGGAGGAAAgggggctcagcactgggggGCAGGGGCAGTGTGGGGGTGGTTTGTGTCCCCTCATAAGGGAAGCTGTTCTCTTGCTGCAGAAAATACGTcgtctcctgcaaacagactGAGGTGCCACTCTCCGTGCCCTGGGACCAAAGCAACAAGGTAGGACCATGATCCCccgtgggagctgctgcctcctgctcctcctcctgcccctgacacgctgcccctgccccaggttTATCTGAGCTACAACAACGTCTCTGCGCTGAAGATGCTCGTGGCCAAAGCGAACTGGGTGCTGgccagagaaaaggaaaaggtactgagccctgtcccctctccctcgGCCCCAAAGCATGGGCAGTCCTGCTGGGAAcaggtcccagctgtgccctgtgctccccaggtGCGGATGTACACGCTGGAGGAGGACAAGTTCCTGTCCTTCCGCATCGAGATGTCTGTCTGCATCCCGGCCAGCCGAGccttctccctgctctccaACCTGCGCCGCCGGCACGAGTGGGACAGCCACTACGTGTgagtgctgcagcctccccacagTCACACCCCCGAGCTTAAGCCTCGTGGTTGAGCATCCCTTGGGGCTTTCCTGGGAGCCAGCGTGTCGCCTTGCTTGCTCCTAGAGACCCCTCATGGTGTGTCCCTGTCATGGCTCCTGTCCAGGCTGTGCTTTGCGGGAGCAAACGTCTGTTTTGGGTCACCCCACATATCTTGGGCCTGGTGGTGGGCTGTAAATGTGTGAGGCCCAGATtcaggggcacagcagggtttCTGTGACCGGTCCCCTTCCCTTACAGGAGTGCTGAGCTTGTCCAGAAGGTCGATGACGACGACATGATCTACCACGTGGTGAGCCAGAAGCTCAGGAACGAGAACAAACCGCAGGACTTCGTTATCCTGGCGTCCCGGCGGAAGCCCTGCAGCAAGGGGTGAGTGTCCAGCCCgacccctgctccctgccacccaggctgtgccagctcaccgggctctcctgtccccagggaccCCTACGTGGTGGCCTTTCGGTCGGTGACGCTGCCCACCCACCCCGCCAGAGCCGAGTTCACGCGCGGGGAGACGCTCTGCTCCGGCTTCTGCATTTGGCCCGAGTCAGAGGAGATGACCAAGGTGGGATGCCGTGGCTGTGCTCCCACAGCCCGTGGGGGAGGTTCCTCAgtcccctgtgcccctgctGAGCTCGTCCTGTGCCTCGCAGGTGGCTTACTACAACCAGGCCATGCCGGGGTACCTCACCTACGTCACCACCAACGTGGCGGGACTGTCCTCCGACATCTGCTCCACCTTTGAGGCCTGTGAGAAGTTCCTGCTGAAGAATAAGGAGGACCTGATCTCACGGCTGCAGGACTTCTAGAGCCACGGGCCCCTGCTgacagacggacagacagaTGAGGGGACACTTCTGTGGTGGAAGGGAACGTGGGATGGTGGCACCCAGaccctgcctccctggggctTTGGTCCCAGGGGCTGGGGTTCAGGGCATTACTGTACCACCTCATCCCTTGCACTGATGTGTCataccttttcttctttctttctttttttttaaaattttatttagaaGTTTTATAAGCTGATGTACAGGACTTGGTTTTCTAGTTCACTTAACGCTACTTGAATCTTTATACGatccaaaatctccccaaaccAGGTTATTTTTTTCACTAGTTCTCAGTGGGGCATAACTGGTTCCTTTTGAGGCAGCAAAGGCAGAAAGGGGGCAGTGATGTGGGGTGGGTGCTGTACCCCTCCCTGGTGCAGGGGTGGCTGGTGGAACATCCCActctcccagtgctgctccttttcctgggcagggctggccaagagcccctgctcctcctggcctgAAATCCCACCCCATGGAGCTGTGGAAGGGGCAGCAATTATTGTGTTTTGAAAGGACAGACACTCTGGGTGAGTGTCTGCTCCAGG comes from the Passer domesticus isolate bPasDom1 chromosome 7, bPasDom1.hap1, whole genome shotgun sequence genome and includes:
- the ACOT11 gene encoding acyl-coenzyme A thioesterase 11 isoform X4, producing MASPSAPRNPTEVQMSQLVLPCHTNHRGELSTGQLLKWIDTAACLSAERHAGCPCVTASMDDIYFEHTISVGQVVNIKAKVNRAFNSSMEVGIQVSYEDLCSGKHCSICKAYATFVAQGPLGSKVRLEPLTPQTEEEKIEYSIAAERRRMRLVHKDTLKDLLTSSPQETELETRDGSGAVPAERTRVESVELVLPPHANHQGNTFGGQIMAWMENVATIAASRLCHAHPTLRAIEMFHFRGPSQVGDRLVLKAIVNNAFKNSMEVGVSAEAYGQEMSVSRRHINSAFMTFVVLDQEGHPRTLPMLAPEPGDGERRYREASARKKIRLDRKYVVSCKQTEVPLSVPWDQSNKVYLSYNNVSALKMLVAKANWVLAREKEKVRMYTLEEDKFLSFRIEMSVCIPASRAFSLLSNLRRRHEWDSHYVSAELVQKVDDDDMIYHVVSQKLRNENKPQDFVILASRRKPCSKGDPYVVAFRSVTLPTHPARAEFTRGETLCSGFCIWPESEEMTKVAYYNQAMPGYLTYVTTNVAGLSSDICSTFEACEKFLLKNKEDLISRLQDF
- the ACOT11 gene encoding acyl-coenzyme A thioesterase 11 isoform X2; this translates as MLSFFWLRCLLKMVKGNIIVPEDILNFCCNGLQGSTSPPCAREPEEREEAAGAMASPSAPRNPTEVQMSQLVLPCHTNHRGELSTGQLLKWIDTAACLSAERHAGCPCVTASMDDIYFEHTISVGQVVNIKAKVNRAFNSSMEVGIQVSYEDLCSGKHCSICKAYATFVAQGPLGSKVRLEPLTPQTEEEKIEYSIAAERRRMRLVHKDTLKDLLTSSPQETELETRDGSGAVPAERTRVESVELVLPPHANHQGNTFGGQIMAWMENVATIAASRLCHAHPTLRAIEMFHFRGPSQVGDRLVLKAIVNNAFKNSMEVGVSAEAYGQEMSVSRRHINSAFMTFVVLDQEGHPRTLPMLAPEPGDGERRYREASARKKIRLDRKYVVSCKQTEVPLSVPWDQSNKVYLSYNNVSALKMLVAKANWVLAREKEKVRMYTLEEDKFLSFRIEMSVCIPASRAFSLLSNLRRRHEWDSHYVSAELVQKVDDDDMIYHVVSQKLRNENKPQDFVILASRRKPCSKGDPYVVAFRSVTLPTHPARAEFTRGETLCSGFCIWPESEEMTKVAYYNQAMPGYLTYVTTNVAGLSSDICSTFEACEKFLLKNKEDLISRLQDF
- the ACOT11 gene encoding acyl-coenzyme A thioesterase 11 isoform X3, translating into MASPSAPRNPTEVQMSQLVLPCHTNHRGELSTGQLLKWIDTAACLSAERHAGCPCVTASMDDIYFEHTISQPSAGPAGQRDGRSALGVGQVVNIKAKVNRAFNSSMEVGIQVSYEDLCSGKHCSICKAYATFVAQGPLGSKVRLEPLTPQTEEEKIEYSIAAERRRMRLVHKDTLKDLLTSSPQETELETRDGSGAVPAERTRVESVELVLPPHANHQGNTFGGQIMAWMENVATIAASRLCHAHPTLRAIEMFHFRGPSQVGDRLVLKAIVNNAFKNSMEVGVSAEAYGQEMSVSRRHINSAFMTFVVLDQEGHPRTLPMLAPEPGDGERRYREASARKKIRLDRKYVVSCKQTEVPLSVPWDQSNKVYLSYNNVSALKMLVAKANWVLAREKEKVRMYTLEEDKFLSFRIEMSVCIPASRAFSLLSNLRRRHEWDSHYVSAELVQKVDDDDMIYHVVSQKLRNENKPQDFVILASRRKPCSKGDPYVVAFRSVTLPTHPARAEFTRGETLCSGFCIWPESEEMTKVAYYNQAMPGYLTYVTTNVAGLSSDICSTFEACEKFLLKNKEDLISRLQDF
- the ACOT11 gene encoding acyl-coenzyme A thioesterase 11 isoform X1, whose protein sequence is MLSFFWLRCLLKMVKGNIIVPEDILNFCCNGLQGSTSPPCAREPEEREEAAGAMASPSAPRNPTEVQMSQLVLPCHTNHRGELSTGQLLKWIDTAACLSAERHAGCPCVTASMDDIYFEHTISQPSAGPAGQRDGRSALGVGQVVNIKAKVNRAFNSSMEVGIQVSYEDLCSGKHCSICKAYATFVAQGPLGSKVRLEPLTPQTEEEKIEYSIAAERRRMRLVHKDTLKDLLTSSPQETELETRDGSGAVPAERTRVESVELVLPPHANHQGNTFGGQIMAWMENVATIAASRLCHAHPTLRAIEMFHFRGPSQVGDRLVLKAIVNNAFKNSMEVGVSAEAYGQEMSVSRRHINSAFMTFVVLDQEGHPRTLPMLAPEPGDGERRYREASARKKIRLDRKYVVSCKQTEVPLSVPWDQSNKVYLSYNNVSALKMLVAKANWVLAREKEKVRMYTLEEDKFLSFRIEMSVCIPASRAFSLLSNLRRRHEWDSHYVSAELVQKVDDDDMIYHVVSQKLRNENKPQDFVILASRRKPCSKGDPYVVAFRSVTLPTHPARAEFTRGETLCSGFCIWPESEEMTKVAYYNQAMPGYLTYVTTNVAGLSSDICSTFEACEKFLLKNKEDLISRLQDF